The Streptomyces fungicidicus nucleotide sequence GCGGGCTGCGGCACCGGGCGGGCCCTGCCGGCGCTGCGCGCGGCCGTGGGGCCCTCGGGTGTGGTGCTCGGCGCGGACCTGACCCCGGCCATGCTGCGGGAGGCGGCACGGGCCGGGCGGGACCGCGACGGTGCGCTGCTGCTGACCGACGTCGCCGCGCTGCCGCTGCGCGCTTCCTCGCTGGACGCCGTGTTCGCGGCGGGCCTGATCGCCCATCTGCCCGACCCGGCCGGGAACCTCCGGGAGATCGCGCGGGTGGTGCGCCCCGGTGGCGTGCTCGCCCTGTTCCATCCGATCGGCCGCGCGGCGCTCGCCGCCCGGCAGGGCCGCACGCTCACCCCGGACGACCTCCGCGCGGAGCCGAAC carries:
- a CDS encoding class I SAM-dependent methyltransferase, translated to MSDDHTHVQEFFTARAAGWDRRFPDDGPAYAAAVAGIGLREGDRVLDAGCGTGRALPALRAAVGPSGVVLGADLTPAMLREAARAGRDRDGALLLTDVAALPLRASSLDAVFAAGLIAHLPDPAGNLREIARVVRPGGVLALFHPIGRAALAARQGRTLTPDDLRAEPNLRALLSRSGWRMTSYADEDSRFVALAARAD